A region of Drosophila suzukii chromosome 2L, CBGP_Dsuzu_IsoJpt1.0, whole genome shotgun sequence DNA encodes the following proteins:
- the robl22E gene encoding dynein light chain roadblock-type 2 yields MSAEVEELLKRFQSFKNVIGIIVVDNDGIPIKTTLEYNLTLHYAAVMQSVREKARQVVLDLDATNEFTFLRLRTLQHEVMLCPQEDYFIVVLQSPCD; encoded by the coding sequence ATGTCCGCTGAAGTGGAAGAGTtgctaaagcgctttcaatcCTTTAAGAACGTAATCGGAATTATAGTGGTGGACAATGACGGGATACCCATAAAGACTACCCTGGAATACAACCTGACTCTGCACTACGCGGCCGTTATGCAATCTGTGCGGGAAAAGGCTCGCCAGGTGGTCCTGGACCTGGATGCCACCAACGAATTCACCTTCCTGCGGCTGCGGACTCTCCAGCACGAGGTGATGCTGTGCCCGCAGGAGGATTACTTCATCGTGGTCCTCCAGAGCCCCTGTGACTAG
- the LOC139354719 gene encoding uncharacterized protein: MSARSILIKDRPIMKRRMTITGTRALPVNVIEQIKQGNFFENLGNNDVVFRRPVNDDIFRGNNDSRGWNSNNSGGQFNLNRSTPPPPENLNWGSFFKRDRSPVRNIRFEGLNDSTQKLREPNYRPIAEPPFCDDPINGNHPPMNFDRNEGRESNEFRRFNTNFTEPTSGYNNCDDDFERQEFSNENYGNGGRPDFFNDNYQNGGPPEFSNENFRNGGHPEFSNENFQNRGQPEFPNENFGTNGEPEFSNDRFGNNGQSVTIRGPEKTSRYIEIPEKVFTIGGFKMPYVTNVIGNAPFTGGRTYFARFVKRTPNYIIRTTNTKEIPLIQHFYNEMIDVNDDDDLASKDRSSNFSIIRYRESFSQEWTKVYRGRNYRTWEGWWKDFRNIDIDILEQLEKFDCFNVKWNFMMPGEVRDTAELIKRANIALTKNKNNYLGNMKVLYSLMDHNFLGNLNMETTAQLQDIIRSVPNHLWIYKLRGMIYVWYNYSQVMKSKDTSDKKYQMVLKQWKSPVIHWVAYQAFKELRSISQIEYPQFREVYGADSKVAKK, translated from the exons ATGTCAGCTCGTTCCATTTTGATTAAAGACCGACCGATTATGAAGCGA AGGATGACCATAACTGGAACTCGAGCGTTACCCGTTAACGTGATAGAGCAAATCAAGCAGGGCAACTTTTTCGAAAATCTAGGTAATAACGACGTTGTGTTCAGACGACCTGTCAATGATGATATTTTTCGCGGAAACAACGATTCGCGTGGTTGGAATAGCAACAATTCCGGTGGGCAATTCAATTTGAATCGTAGTACTCCACCACCACCCGAGAATCTCAACTGGGGATCCTTTTTCAAACGCGATCGTTCTCCAGTTCGCAATATTCGTTTTGAAGGACTCAATGATTCTACTCAGAAACTTCGGGAACCTAACTATCGTCCCATTGCGGAACCGCCTTTTTGCGATGATCCAATCAACGGTAATCATCCTCCCATGAATTTTGATCGTAATGAGGGTCGCGAGTCGAATGAATTTCGTCGTTTTAATACCAATTTTACGGAACCAACCTCTGGATACAATAATTGCGATGATGATTTTGAACGTCAAGAATTTTCTAATGAAAACTATGGAAACGGTGGACGGCCAGATTTTTTCAACGACAACTATCAAAACGGTGGACCTCCGGAATTTTCCAATGAAAACTTTCGAAACGGTGGACATCCGGAATTTTCCAATGAAAACTTTCAAAACCGCGGACAGCCGGAATTTCCCAATGAAAACTTTGGAACCAATGGTGAGCCGGAATTTTCAAACGATAGATTTGGAAACAATGGACAGTCGGTAACTATACGCGGACCTGAGAAAACTTCCAGATATATTGAGATACCGGAAAAAGTTTTTACGATTGGTGGCTTTAAGATGCCGTATGTGACCAACGTGATTGGTAATGCGCCCTTTACCGGTGGGAGGACTTACTTTGCGCGCTTTGTGAAGAGGACTCCTAACTATATTATACGCACTACAAACACCAAGGAAATACCCCTCATCCAGCATTTCTACAACGAGATGATTGATGtcaatgatgatgatgatttgGCGAGCAAAGACCGTTCGTCCAACTTTTCTATCATCCGTTATCGGGAGAGTTTCAGCCAGGAGTGGACCAAGGTCTATCGGGGCAGGAACTATCGAACCTGGGAGGGATGGTGGAAGGATTTCCGGAACATCGACATAGACATCCTCGAGCAGTTGGAGAAGTTCGATTGCTTTAATGTGAAGTGGAACTTCATGATGCCAGGAGAGGTTCGCGATACTGCCGAGCTGATCAAGAGAGCTAATATCGCTCTGACCAAGAACAAGAACAATTATCTGGGCAACATGAAGGTCCTCTATAGCCTGATGGACCACAATTTCCTCGGGAATTTGAACATGGAGACAACCGCCCAGCTGCAGGACATCATTCGATCGGTGCCCAATCACTTGTGGATCTACAAGTTGCGCGGCATGATCTACGTGTGGTACAACTACAGTCAGGTGATGAAGTCCAAGGACACCAGCGATAAGAAGTACCAGATGGTCCTCAAGCAGTGGAAGAGCCCCGTCATCCATTGGGTGGCCTACCAGGCCTTCAAGGAGCTACGGTCTATCAGCCAAATTGAGTATCCCCAGTTCCGTGAGGTCTATGGCGCAGACAGCAAGGTGGCTAAGAAATAG